The genomic stretch ACCTTGCCGTCGATTCCTCCCAGATCGATCCCCTCTACGCCCTGCTGAAACGCACCCCCGCGATCGCCAGTGTTGCCCTGCGCCAGACGACGATCGATCGCTTTCAAAGCACTATTGCCGATACGCGGCGCGTCATGGATGTGATTCAGGTGGTGTTTGCCTGCATTATTGCCTTTGGCGTAGTGTATAACGCTGCCCGGATTGCCCTATCGGAACGGGGTCGAGAGCTGGCAACCCTGCGGATTATCGGCTTCTCGCGGGTGCAGATTGCCGTTGTGCTGCTGGGGGAACAGGCAGTTTTGACGATCGCCGCCATTCCGGTGGGGTTTCTGGTGGGCTACGGGCTGGTCGTGATGCTGTCGATTCTATACAGTACGGAACTCTATCGCCTGCCGCCCATTGTCACCCAGTCAACCTATGCCTTTGCCCTGATTGTGGTGACGATCGCCGCCATCGTTTCGGGTCTAATTGTGCGTCGTCATCTGGATCATTTAGATCTGATTGCGGTGCTGAAAACCAGAGAGTAGTTTCATCTACTGCATCTGACAGTCTTCATGATTCCATGCCTCTTTATTTTCAAGACCTCCGTTTTCAAGAGAAGCCGATTCCTTCAAGAAAAGCCAACTCAAGAAAAGCCAATTTATGAAACTGCTCCCCTCTCCCCCCACAACTCAGCCCTCTTCCCCTCCGCCCCAACCCCGTCGATCGCGGCAATGGATTCCGTTCGGCAAACCCAAGTTTTTGATCTATGGGGCGATCGCTCTGTTGACCCTGCTGCTGATTATTTGGGCGTTTCGTCCAACTCCTTTGCGGGTGGAAGTGGGAACGGTGCAGCGAGGTACTTTGCAGGTCACGGTAGATGCGGAGGGGAAAACGCGAGTCCGCGATCGGTTTACGATTGCTGCCGGAGTGAACGGACAGTTGGATCGAATCACGCTGGAAGCCGGAGACTCTGTGACCAAAGGCACGGTGGTTGCCCAGATTGATCCCTTACCGCAAACGGCTGCTGTTCGTCAGGCATTGGCTCAGTTAGCAGAATGGCGGGCACAGCGAGCAGGGGTAGACACCCAGAGACCCAAAGCCGCAGCCCTTCAGCAAACCCGCGATCGAATTGCCGTGGCAACTGCAAACCAGCAGCAGGCAGCCGCACGGGTCACACAGGCGGAGGTCGCCCTTCAGCAGGCACAGCGCGATCGTCAGCGGGCACAGGATTTGCAGACGAATGGCGCAATCTCCCGACAGCAGCGTGAACAGGCAGAATTGACCGAACGGACTCGCACCCAGGAACTTGCCGCCGCCCAGCAAGCCGCCCAGGCTGCCCAATCGGAAATTGCCGCCGCTCAACAGGCTTTAGCCCTACTGCAACAGCAGGAAAGCGACCCAGACTATTTGCTGCGCGTTTACGATGCCCGGATTGCCAGCACCGAAGCGCAACTTGCCCAGCTTCAAGATACGGCAGGACGAACCGCCATGCGATCGCCTGTGACGGGAACCGTGCTGCGGGTACTGCAAAAGAGCGCCCAGTTTGTGAGTGAAGGAACGCCTTTGCTGGAGATCGGCGATGTCGCAAAGCAGGAACTGGTGATCGATGTGCTGTCCACCGACGCGGTCAAAATTAAACCGGGGGATGGGATTCTGATTAACCGGGGAGAGGGCACTCCACCCACGCGGGCTAAAGTACGACGGGTTGAACCAGCGGCATTCACCAAGGTTTCGGCGCTGGGGGTTGAGGAACAGCGGGTGAATGTGATTGGCGATTTTGTTGATCCGGCGATCGGCTTTGGAGACGGCTATCGTGTGGATACCAATATTGTGATCTGGCAAAATTCTGATGTGCTGAAGGTGCCGCTGAGTGCGCTGTTTCGCTGTGGACAACAGTGGTGTGTGTACCGGGTCAATGGCAGTTCTCATGCTCAGGAAATTCGGGGACGGGCTGAACGGCAGACGATCGAGCTGGGACACCGCAGTAATTTGGAAGCAGAAGTGCATCAGGGGTTGGGAGCGGGAGAGACGGTAATTTTGTATCCTGCTGAGCAGCTCCAGGAAGGGCGATCGGTTGTCTCAGAATCGTTCACCCGCTGATTCATGCTGATTTCTTCTCAAACATTCCTTAACATTTCTACAATTATTTTTGCGATTTTCGGCTACAGCTCCAAATTTTCCTCACAATCTTTCTCTATGCTGAAACTGGAAACAAAACTAAGGATTGACCACCCAATGTTTAACCCTTAACAAGTTGAAAGATCACAGGAGGAAATTATGTCTCTGATGCAATGGCGACCCCGTAGGGATCTGAGTATCCTTCGTCAGCAGATGGATCACCTGTTTGATGATTTGCTTAGTTTAGGACGCGATTTTCCACCTCTGCCCAAAATCAATATCGTAGAGTGGGCACCGGCTGTAGAACTGCGCGAAACGGATGGTGAGATGATTGTCAAAGTGCAAGTTCCAGGAATTAGCGCTAAGGATCTGGATGTGCATGTTTCTGAAGACGCAGTCTCGATTTCAGGAGAACATCGCGAAGAGAAACGAACTGAAGAAAAAGGAGTGCTGCGCTCCGAATTTCAGTATGGTCAATTTCAGCGCGTGATTGCCTTACCTGTTCCGATCAAGCATGAGCAGGTTAAATCTGAGTTTAAGGACGGCGTGCTAACCCTCACCCTGCCAAAAGTACAGATCGGATCTCGCACGGTTGTTAGAGTGAACGTAGACACGGGAGAGATTGCACGGGAAGCCCTGACAGAAAAACGGCAGGCGGAAGCCCATTTGCAGGACACAATGCGAGCCCGCGCCGCAGCGGAGCTTCAGATGCCCGATGATAAGCACATTCAGGAAGCTGCCCGCGAACGAGGGGCAGAAACCCGGCAGCACGAAGAACACCTGCAAGATACGATGCGAACTCGCGCCGCAACAGAAATGAATTCCTAGCAATTCTGCGGCAGCAATCCTTTTGAGGATTTAGCTAGAGTGCAGTGCCTGGGATAGGAGGTATAACTATGAATGCATTATCAGTCCCGTTGAAACGAATTATCAGAAGCAGTTTATTGGGATGCACAATTTGCCTCCTGTCCTTGCCTGGTCGTGCGATTACTGCCCAGGACATCCCCAATCCTCGGCAGACCTATGGTGGGTGGGTAGCCGATAGTGCTCAAATCCTCAAGCCTGAAACTGAAGCCCAACTGAACCGAATAATTAATGATCTGGAAGCAAGCAATGGGGCAGAAATTGCCGTTGTAACCGTTTCTGATACGGCATCGGCTGGTTCTCCTAAAGCCTTTGCAACGGCGCTGTTTAATGACTGGCATATCGGTAAGAAAGGTCAAGATAACGGAGTCCTGTTTTTGATCTCAGTGGGCGATCGCCGTGTTGAAATTGAAACGGGCTATGGGGTAGAGGCAGTCCTTCCGGACGCTAAAGTGGGGCGGATCATTCAGCAAGAAGTGACTCCCCGGTTTAAGCAAGGAGATTTTGATGGAGGAACGATCGCAGGAACCAGAGCCCTAGTGGTGGTGCTGCAAGGACAGGAACCGGGAAGCGATAGCACGTTCTCTAGCAATTCTTCGGATAATCGCTGGTTTAAAGTCGCTATTGTTGTCATTGGGGGGGCACTGGGAATTTCGGGCGGAATGGGATGGTTCCTTTTTCGCCGATCGATCGCCCTCACCCCAGACGGGATATCTCGCGTTCCATCCTGGCAGCAGTGGTTCGAGAACTCTAGAGTGCTGCACTGCAAAAACTGCGGTCAGCGGCTCCAGCCTGCTCCATTAGCTTCTATCGAATCCCGGCTCACTCCTGCTCAAAAGGGTGCAGAAGCGATCGGGAGTGCTGAATTTATGGGTTGGTGCTGCCCCCAGTGCGGTGCTAATAAAATTCATCTTCGTGTTTACGAAAGCTTATCTCCCAAATTCAAAAGATGTCCTGACTGTCAGGAATTAACAGTCCTTCTGCAAGACAGCGAAATTATTCAACAGCCGACTTTGTTGCAGCCAGGTCTACTGCGGAAGACCTATGAATGCCGATGCTGTGGCTATCTGGATGAAGTCGAGCAGGAACACGGGGAAACGTATTGTACACCGAATTCCTGAGGAAATTGCTCCAGAAGTATTTGAATTGGCTTCTCGGTACTACGCAGATTACCGTCAAGGCTTTTCCGAAGCTGAATTAGTGAAAGCGGGTGCAGAAGCTGAGATTCCACCAGAGTTTATTCAGCAGGCAATTCAGGAAGTCCAAGATAAACAGCAGCAGCAGCTTGAGCGACAGAAGCGGGTCAAACGACAACGCCAGCAGTTGCTTATTCTGGGCGCAGGCTTTCTCTCTCTTACCCTGTTCTGGAGCACTGGGGTGTACAATACGTTTTCTCGTGTCTCGGCTCGGTCTGATGCTGCCTGGGCGCAGGTTGAAAATCAGTTGCAGCGACGTGCGGATGTGCTGCCTGCTCTTATCGATGTAACCCAGAGCCATGCTGTGCAGGAACAATCTCTCGTAACCAAGCTGACTCAAGCGCGTCAGTCCTATCTGCAAGCCGAGACCGTGGATGAGAAAGAAGTCGCGATCGAACGGATTAATCAGGCGATCGATCAGTTTTACGATTATGCTGCGGTTCATCCTGAGCTAAAAGCCAATGATCTGTTTGTTAACCTCCAATACGAAATAGCGGGAACCGAGAATCGGCTTGCGGTTGAAAGAATGCGATACAACCAGGCAGTGCAGGATTACAATCAGACGATCCAGACATTTCCAAATTCAGTTCTTGCTAAAGCGTTCAATTTTCAAAGCAAGCCTTACTTCAGAGCTGAGAACAGGGCTGAAGATCAGTAACTTTTGAACTGAAGCAATGAACTGAAGTAATGAACTGAAGTAATGAACTGAAGTAATGAACTGAAGTAATGAACTGAAGCAATATACAGAAGGATTGCGATCGTGCTACTGGGGCACTAAGAAATTCAGCAAGTTTGGCTAAAGTCTAATCTCTGTGTCCTATCCCCCCTATGTGCTGGCTGAGGTAAGTTCGCCTAACCGCACAGGATATTTACTCTTCTGGAGCAGGGGCAGAACCAATCAAGCGATCGAACATTCTGCTACAAGGGAAGGGCAGACTAATTTCCCCAATACGATGACTGCCACCCCTAATCCCTACCTTGCCGATAATTTTGCTCCGGTTCAAACCGAGCTAACCAGCGACCCTCTATGCGTTGTGGGTAAATTACCCCCTGAGCTGAACGGGATGTTCGTTCGCAATGGACCCAATCCCCAATTTTCCCCAATCGGACGCTATCACTGGTTCGATGGCGACGGAATGCTGCATGGCGTTCAAATTCAGGACGGTAAGGCAAGCTATCGCAATCGCTATATTCACACGACAGGGTTTCGGCAGGAGCATCAGGCGGGACGGGCACTGTTTGGGGGATTGCTGCAACCCTCGCCCAACGGCTTCAAGAATGTCGCGAATACCGCCCTCGTGTGGCATCACAATCAGCTGCTTGCCCTGTGGGAAGGGGGTGAACCCCATGCGATCGAGGTGCCCAGTTTAGACACGATCGGCTCCCATACCTTTGGTGGTAAACTGGCTTCCCCGATGACAGCTCATCCTAAAATCGACCCTATAACGGGTGAAATGATGTTCTTTGGCTACTCGCTGGTGCAGCCACCCTACCTGAAGTACAGCGTCGTTTCTGCCAGGGGAGAACTGCTGCGAACCGTCCCGATCGATCTCCCGATCGGCGTGATGATGCACGACTTTGCCATTACCGAACGCTACACAATCTTTATGGACTTGCCCCTCACGTTTCGCATGGAGCGCATCCAGCGGGGAGAGCCTGCCTTTGCCTTTGAATCCGATCGCCCCAGTCGGTTTGGCATTCTGCCACGTCACGGAGACAACAGTACGGTTCGCTGGTTTGAAGCGTCGAGCTGCTATGTCTTCCACACCCTGAATGCCTACGAGTTGGGAGACGAGGTTGTTCTGATTGCCTGCCGTATGGAGAATGCCAGTGTTTTAGGGACAGCTCCAGGTTCCCATGAGGGAGATAATCGTGCGATCGGCAGCGATGTACCGCGACTTCACTGCTGGCGGTTCAACCTCAACACGGGAGCAATTCAGGAAGACCCGCTCGATGATCGCCCCTGTGAATTTCCCCGCATCAACGAGCAGTATTTAGGACAGCCAATTCGCTATGGTTATACGGGCAGCAGTGCCCCAACGGCAATGCCGAAGTTTGATGGCTTACTCAAGTTTGATCTGGAGCATCAATCGGTGCAAACGCACTCCTTTGGGGCAGGACGCTACGGAGGTGAGGGGGTGTTTGTGCCGCGACCTGGCGCAACTGCTGAGGACGATGGGTGGCTGATTACCTTTGTATATGACGAAGCTGGAGGTAAATCTGAGCTAGTGATTGTTGCAGCGCAGGCGATGAGCGAGGAACCCATTGCGCGTATCCTGATG from Leptolyngbya ohadii IS1 encodes the following:
- a CDS encoding carotenoid oxygenase family protein yields the protein MSYPPYVLAEVSSPNRTGYLLFWSRGRTNQAIEHSATREGQTNFPNTMTATPNPYLADNFAPVQTELTSDPLCVVGKLPPELNGMFVRNGPNPQFSPIGRYHWFDGDGMLHGVQIQDGKASYRNRYIHTTGFRQEHQAGRALFGGLLQPSPNGFKNVANTALVWHHNQLLALWEGGEPHAIEVPSLDTIGSHTFGGKLASPMTAHPKIDPITGEMMFFGYSLVQPPYLKYSVVSARGELLRTVPIDLPIGVMMHDFAITERYTIFMDLPLTFRMERIQRGEPAFAFESDRPSRFGILPRHGDNSTVRWFEASSCYVFHTLNAYELGDEVVLIACRMENASVLGTAPGSHEGDNRAIGSDVPRLHCWRFNLNTGAIQEDPLDDRPCEFPRINEQYLGQPIRYGYTGSSAPTAMPKFDGLLKFDLEHQSVQTHSFGAGRYGGEGVFVPRPGATAEDDGWLITFVYDEAGGKSELVIVAAQAMSEEPIARILMPQRIPYGFHGIWVSSM
- a CDS encoding LemA family protein translates to MASRYYADYRQGFSEAELVKAGAEAEIPPEFIQQAIQEVQDKQQQQLERQKRVKRQRQQLLILGAGFLSLTLFWSTGVYNTFSRVSARSDAAWAQVENQLQRRADVLPALIDVTQSHAVQEQSLVTKLTQARQSYLQAETVDEKEVAIERINQAIDQFYDYAAVHPELKANDLFVNLQYEIAGTENRLAVERMRYNQAVQDYNQTIQTFPNSVLAKAFNFQSKPYFRAENRAEDQ
- a CDS encoding Hsp20/alpha crystallin family protein; its protein translation is MSLMQWRPRRDLSILRQQMDHLFDDLLSLGRDFPPLPKINIVEWAPAVELRETDGEMIVKVQVPGISAKDLDVHVSEDAVSISGEHREEKRTEEKGVLRSEFQYGQFQRVIALPVPIKHEQVKSEFKDGVLTLTLPKVQIGSRTVVRVNVDTGEIAREALTEKRQAEAHLQDTMRARAAAELQMPDDKHIQEAARERGAETRQHEEHLQDTMRTRAATEMNS
- a CDS encoding TPM domain-containing protein, with the protein product MNALSVPLKRIIRSSLLGCTICLLSLPGRAITAQDIPNPRQTYGGWVADSAQILKPETEAQLNRIINDLEASNGAEIAVVTVSDTASAGSPKAFATALFNDWHIGKKGQDNGVLFLISVGDRRVEIETGYGVEAVLPDAKVGRIIQQEVTPRFKQGDFDGGTIAGTRALVVVLQGQEPGSDSTFSSNSSDNRWFKVAIVVIGGALGISGGMGWFLFRRSIALTPDGISRVPSWQQWFENSRVLHCKNCGQRLQPAPLASIESRLTPAQKGAEAIGSAEFMGWCCPQCGANKIHLRVYESLSPKFKRCPDCQELTVLLQDSEIIQQPTLLQPGLLRKTYECRCCGYLDEVEQEHGETYCTPNS
- a CDS encoding efflux RND transporter periplasmic adaptor subunit; amino-acid sequence: MKLLPSPPTTQPSSPPPQPRRSRQWIPFGKPKFLIYGAIALLTLLLIIWAFRPTPLRVEVGTVQRGTLQVTVDAEGKTRVRDRFTIAAGVNGQLDRITLEAGDSVTKGTVVAQIDPLPQTAAVRQALAQLAEWRAQRAGVDTQRPKAAALQQTRDRIAVATANQQQAAARVTQAEVALQQAQRDRQRAQDLQTNGAISRQQREQAELTERTRTQELAAAQQAAQAAQSEIAAAQQALALLQQQESDPDYLLRVYDARIASTEAQLAQLQDTAGRTAMRSPVTGTVLRVLQKSAQFVSEGTPLLEIGDVAKQELVIDVLSTDAVKIKPGDGILINRGEGTPPTRAKVRRVEPAAFTKVSALGVEEQRVNVIGDFVDPAIGFGDGYRVDTNIVIWQNSDVLKVPLSALFRCGQQWCVYRVNGSSHAQEIRGRAERQTIELGHRSNLEAEVHQGLGAGETVILYPAEQLQEGRSVVSESFTR